A portion of the Motacilla alba alba isolate MOTALB_02 chromosome 19, Motacilla_alba_V1.0_pri, whole genome shotgun sequence genome contains these proteins:
- the TMEM97 gene encoding sigma intracellular receptor 2 produces the protein MAAAPRWRERLFALYFLSHIPITALIDLQPLLPAGIAPRALTDLLQQYAAAFRDPMMLQPPEWFKAFIYCEAFLQLPFFPIAAYAFLKGGCRWIRTPAIIYSTHVATTLFAILAHILFHDFSKSEHAGPQTLRERLVLLSIYLPYLLIPLLLLFTMLCNPHYKHVEKRKRK, from the exons atggcggcggctccgcggtGGCGGGAGCGGCTCTTCGCCCTCTATTTCCTCTCGCACATCCCGATCACGGCGCTCATCGACCTCCAGCCGCTGCTGCCCGCCGGGATCGCGCCGCGGGCC ctgACAGACCTGTTGCAGCAGTATGCAGCTGCCTTCAGGGACCCCAtgatgctgcagcccccagagtGGTTCAAGGCGTTCATCTACTGCGAAGCCTTTCTCCAGCTGCCCTTCTTCCCCATCGCTGCCTACGCCTTCCTGAAAG GTGGCTGCAGATGGATCAGGACTCCTGCCATTATCTACTCCACCCACGTGGCCACCACTCTGTTTGCCATCCTGGCCCACATCCTGTTCCACGACTTCTCCAAGTCGGAGCACGCGGGCCCGCAGACGCTGCGCGAGCgcctggtgctgctctccatctACCTGCCCTACCTGCTGatcccgctgctgctgctgttcaccATGCTCTGCAACCCCCACTACAAACAcgtggaga